GAGGAAGAGGGAGGAAGAGGGAGGAAGAGGGAGGAAGAGGGAGGAAGAGGAAGAGGAAGAGGAAGAGGAAGGAGCGGCTTCAGTCGCGAACACCCACGGGTTCACCCCTCACCACGCCCGGCCGCCGCGGTGTCGCGTCCGGCCGTAGGAGCGAGCTTGCTCGCGATCCACTGTGCCGACCAGCGCGCAATCGCGGGCAAGCCCGCTCCCACAGCCTGGGATGCCGGTCCGCCAGGCTTGGCACGGCGCCGCAGTCGCCCGGGACACCCTCTCCCTTGGTGGAGAGGGCAGGGTGAGGGGACAGTGGTGCGAAGGCCCGACTATCGCCCCGGACCGCGCTGCCGCCGCCAGCCGTAGGAGCGGGCTTGCCCGCGATGATTCATCATCCCGGCCGTCGCGCGATGACAAGCCAGCCCGCTACTGCATTCCCTCTGGCGAGCTTGGCCAGACGCCGACACCAGCTCAGGTTTCCTCAAAACTTCCCGAACACCCCGAGCCCGTTGCCCGTGAACAGCATGCCCACGTCGCCCTTGGGGAAGCGGTGATAAAGGAAATCCGCGGTGTAGTAGCCGAGAAAGCCGCCGGCGACCACGTCCGAGAACCAATGCGCATCGTCCAGCACGCGCCCGACGCCGGAGATCACCGGCAGGGCATAGAGCCAGGGCGCGTCATAGGCCTTGGCGTAGGGTGTCACCACCGCCCAGGACAGAGAGGTGTGCCCGGAAGGGAAGGACGGGCCGTTCAGGAACACGTCGTACTTGCCGCTGAAGGGCTCGAACTTGGTGGGATCATCCGTATCGCCCGGCCGCCAGCGGCCCGTGATCTGCTTGATGGCGATGGTTTCGACGTAGGTCAGCGCCCCGGCGGCGAGCGCCACGGTGGAGGCGTGGGCCAGCTTCTCGTTGGCCCAGGGGCTCTGGAAGCTGGTGGCCGCGGCGAAGCCGATGGCGTAGATCGGCAGGATGTCCTTGGTGTCGCCGAGGATGCGGTTCAGATCTTTTTCATGGTTGCGCTTGGCCCACTGGTCCAGCTCGCGATCCGCCAGCATGGACAGGCCGGTGGCGCCAATGGCGATGGCGGCCTTGCCGGCGGTGGTGTGCCACCAGCGGGGCGGCGTCTGCGGCGCGGCGGCCGCGCTATCGATGCTGGCCGCTCCTGCCGGGGCGGGGGCCGGCATGGCGGCGGGCGCGGCCGGATCGGGCGCTGAGATGTCGGGACTGCTGATGCGTCCGGCCAACGGGTCGGCGGCGGCCATCGTCTGCGCCGGACCTGCTGAGGCATCGGCGGATATTTTGAAATAAGGTGCGAAAAATACATTGTCCGGGGCGGAGTTGCCTTGGGCAACGTTGATGTTGTAGTCTGCGCCCCAGGCAAGGGAAGAATATGCCAGCATGCCTGCTACCAGCATGGCAGAAGTCCGCCGGAGCCGTTGCGGCCAAAGTTTCAATTTCATGATAGTGGCTTCCCGTTGAAAACCCGTTGTTGTGTTCTATTTGATGAACTCTTTAGGGCGTGGAATTTAGCAGGGTACCTAATGCTTGCCAATAGCCGGCGCTTGCTCGTCGTTGTTTTCCTCATTGCGATTTCCTATGCTCTTCCCCAACGCGGCCACGCGCAGGAGATAGATCCGGCGGTGGCCGCCGCCTTGCTGCAAAGCCAGATGCAAGCGGCGCCGCAGGCCGGCGGCTCGGCCCAACTGCCGATGCAGCTGCCCAGCACCACGCAGACGCTACAGGGCCAGGGCGGCGGCCTGCCCGCTTATTCCGTCTCCGCGCCCTCCTTGGGTGGCGTGGGCAAGCCCACCATCCGCGGCGGCACGCCCGCGGAAAAGACCCGGCTCAAAACGGGCGACGAGCGTGAAAAGGCGCCCCCGGCGGAGAGCCCGTTCCAGAAGTTCGTCGCCCAGGGCGAAAACCTCGGCATTTCCACCCAGCTCCCGCTCTTCGGCCAGCAGTTCTTCCAGCAGGCGCCTTCCACCTTCGCCCCGGTCGAGAACGTGCCGGTGCCCGGCGACTATCAGATCGGCCCGGGCGACGAGATCATGCTGCGGGCCTGGGGGCAGGTGGACATCGACTACCGCGCCACGGTGGACCGCTACGGCAACTATTACGTGCCCACCATCGGCAATATCCACGTGGCCGGCCTCAAGTTTTCCAGCCTGCGCGACTACCTGCGTACCGCCATCGGCCGCGTCTACCAGAATTTCGATCTGGACGTGAGCATGGGGCAGCTGCGCTCCATTCAGGTTTTCGTGTTGGGCCAGGCCAGCCAGCCCGGCACCTACACCATCTCCTCCCTGAGCACGCTGGTGAACGCCCTCTTCGCCGCCGGCGGCCCCAGCCCGCAAGGCTCCCTGCGCGCCATCCAGCTCAAGCGCCAAGGCAAGCTCGTCGCCGAATTCGACCTCTACGACCTCTTGCTGCGCGGCGACAAGTCCAAGGACCTGCCCCTGCTGCCCGGCGACGTCATCTTCATCCCGCCGGTCGGCCCGCTGGCGGCGGTGGCCGGCAACGTGAACGTGCCCGCCATCTACGAGCTGAAAGGCCCCACCAGCCTGGGACAGCTGCTGGATCTCGCCGGCGGCCTGGCCTCCACGGCCTACGGCCAGAAGGTCAACATCGAGCGCATCGTCAACCGCGAGCGTCGCCAGATCGAAGAGCTGCCGCTGGACGACGCCGGGCGGGCCCGTCAGGTCCACGACGGCGATCTGGTGCGCGTCTTCGCCGTGCCCACCAAGTTCGACAACGCCGTCACCCTGCGCGGCAACGTGGCCTGGCCGGGGCGCTATCCCTGGACCCAGGGCATGCGCATCAAGGATCTCATCCCCAACAAGGAAAGCCTGATCAACCAGGCCTACTGGAGCCAGCTCTACAGCCAGATCTACGCCAAGCCGCAGGCCCCGCGCCGGGCCGAGGCGAAAGCCGCCGACCAGGCCGCCGAGCCCGGCAGCGCGGCGGCGCAACCGGGTGGGCAGCCGGTGAAGACCGAAACCGCTACGCTCGGCGAGACCCAGGCCAAGCCGGGAGCTGAAAAAAGCGCCGCGGCGGAGATCACCCGCACCCTGCCCGAGCCCAACTGGGACTACGCCGTCATCGAACGCATCAACCCGTCGGATCTCAGCACCCAGCTCATCCCCTTCAACCTGGGCCGGGCGCTCCTCGACGGCGATCCCCGTGACAACGTGCTGCTGCAGCCCGGCGACGTGATCACCATCTTCTCCAAGGACGACGTGCAGGTCCCCGAAGCCCGGAAGACCAAGTTCGTCCGTCTGGAAGGCGAAGTGCGCAACCCCGGCATCTACCAGGTCATGCCCGGCGACACGCTGCGCACCATCATCCAGCGCGCCGGCGGCCTCACCGACCAGGCCTTCCTCTTCGGCGCCAGCCTGACCCGCGACTCAGTGCGCAGGCTGCAGCAGGAGCGCCTGAAGGAGACCCTCGACAACCTGGAGCAGGAGATCAACCAGAGTGCCGCGCGGGCGGCGGCCCAGGCCCTGAGCCCCGACGCCGCGGCGGCGGCCCGGGCGCAGTACGAGGCGCAGCGCGCGCTGCTGGCGCGCCTGCGCCAGGCGCAGCCGCAGGGCCGCATCGTGCTCGGCCTGGCGCCCGATGCCCGTGACGTGGGCGCACTGCCGGAGCTGCCGCTGGAAGACGGCGACCGCCTGGTGGTGCCGGTCAAGCCGGTGCTGGTCAACGTCATGGGCACCGTCTACAACCAGAACGCCTTCATCTACAAGCCCAAGGCCGACATCGGCGACTACCTGGCCCAGGCCGGCGGGCCGACCCGCGACGGCGACAAGGGCAGCCTCTATGTGATCCGGGCGGACGGCTCGGTGGTCAGCAACCGCCAGCGCGGCTGGTTCAGCGGACTGGAGGGCGAGCCGGCCCTGCCCGGCGACACCGTGGTGGTGCCCCTGCAGACCCAGCGGGTGGCCTGGCTGCGCGAGCTGCGCGACATCACCCAGATCGTCATGCAGATCGCGACCACGGCGCTGATCGCCGTGCGCCTGTGAGGACCACGGCATGACTACGCCCACGCGCGACATGGACCAGCGGGACGGCAGAGCGGCGGACCGGGACGAGGAGGAGATCTCCCTGCTGGATCTCCTGATCGTGCTGGCCAAGCGCAAGCGCCTGATCGCCACGGTCACCCTCGTCCTGGTGCTGGCCGCGGTGGCGGCCAGCCTGCTGATGACCCCCATCTACACGGCCACCACCAAGATCCTGCCGCCCCAGCAGCAGCAAAGCGGCGCCGCGGCCATGCTGGCCCAGACCCTGGGCGGCATGGCCGGCTTGGCGGGCGGCGCGTTGGGGCTGAAGACCCCCAACGACCTCTACATCGGCATGCTCAAGAGCCGCACCGTCGCCAAGACCCTGATCGACAAGTACGACCTGCAGAAGCGCTACAAGACCAAGACCCTGGACGACACCTACAAGGCGCTGGAAGCCAACACCGAGATCAAGGCGGGCAAGGACAACATCATCAGCATCGCCGTGGACGACAAGGACCCCCGCTTCGCCGCCAAGCTGGCCAACGCCTACGTGACCGCGCTGGAGGGCCTCACCGACAAGCTCGCCGTCGGCGAGGCCTCGCAGCAGCGCGTGTTCTTCGAGCGCCAGCTGAAGACGGCCCACACCCAGCTGTCCGAGGCCGAGGACCAGTTGCGGGCCATCCAGGAAAAGACCGGCGTCATCCAGCCCACCATGCAGGCCAGCATGGTCATGCAGGCGGTGGCGCAGGCCAAGGCGGAAATCGCCGCCAAGGAAGTGCAGCTGGCCGGCATGCGCGCCTTCGCCACCGCCCAGAATCCCGACTACGCCCGCGCCCTGCAGGAGCTGGACGCCCTGCGGGCCAAGCTGCGGCAGTTGGAGCAGAGCAACCCCGAGGCCAAGGGCGACGTCATGACGCCCACCGGCGAAGTGCCGAGGCTGGGGCTGGCTTATGGCCGCCAACTGCGCGAGGTGAAATACCGCGAGGCGCTCTTCGAGCTCATGGCCAAGCAGTACGAGATGGCGCGGCTGGACGAGGCCAAGGAGGCGCCGCTGATCCAGGTGCTCGATCCGGCCACGCCGCCGGCCCACAAGAGCAAGCCCAAGCGCATGCTCATGGTTGCCCTGGCCGGCGTGGTGGGCCTGTTCATCGGCATCTTCTGGGCCTTCATCCGCGAAGCCGCCGAGCGCCAGCGCCAGGACCCCGAGCAGGCCGAACGCCTGGCTCTCCTGCGCCGCTACACCTGGGGCCGCTGACTCCAGCCCCGCAGCGACCGGCACGGGCCGTAGGAGCGAGCTTGCTCGCGATAAACATTTTCTTTATCGCGCAGCCCCCCGCAGCCCAGGATTGCGGGAATCAACTGTCCGCGATCAGTTCCCGCTGCCGCCGCGGCATCCCGCGGCCACAAGCAGTAGGAGCGAGCTTGCTCGTGACCGGCCTTTCGTCCGGCGTGATTCGCGGGCCAGCCCGCTCCTGCAACGTCCGGCACGCAGCGTCGGAGCGGGCAAGCCCGCAACCCGCTTTGCTCCCTCTCCCGCCGGGAGCGGCCCAGGGTGAGGGCAGCACAACCTGTAGGAGCGAGCTTGCTCGCGAAAAAACGCCCCGGGGGGCCACACGCCGCCCCCTCGGAAAAACCGGCGCAAAGGCGAACGATATCGATCGGCCCGGGTCCGATCCTTACATATTACTAAAACAACGATCACACCAAAGGTTGAGAGGCACGCAGATGACCAAGATACGCAAGGCGGTATTTCCGGTGGGTGGATTGGGGACGCGGTTTTTGCCGGCGACCAAGGCCAGCCCGAAGGAGATGCTGCCGATTGTCGACAAGCCGCTGATCCAGTATGCCGCCGAGGAAGCCATTGCCGCCGGCTGCGACCAGCTCATCTTTGTCACCGGGCGCGGCAAGCGCGCCATTGCCGACCACTTCGACGTCTCCTACGAACTCGAAGCGGAACTGGAAAGCCGCGGCAAGCAGGCGCTCTTGGAGCAGGTGCGCAAGATTCTGCCCAAGCACGTCTCGGCGGTGTTCATCCGCCAGGCCCAGCCGCTGGGGCTGGGGCACGCGGTCTACTGCGCGCGCCCGGTGATCGGCGACGAGCCCTTTGCCGTCTTGCTGGCCGACGACCTCATCCTGGCCGAGCAGCCGGTACTGGCGCAGATGGTCGAGCGCTTCGAGCGCTACAACGTCGGTCTTCTGGCGGTGCAGGAAGTGCCGCGCGCCGAGACCAAGCACTACGGCGTGGTGGACGGCAAGCCCTGGGACGAGCGGCTGCACCATGTTGCCGGCCTGGTGGAAAAGCCCAGTCCCGAGACGGCGCCCTCCAACCTGGCGGTGATCGGCCGCTACATCCTGCCGGCGCGCATTTTCCATCACCTGGAGCACACCCCGACGGGGGCGGGCGGCGAGATCCAGCTCACCGACGCCATTGCCCGGCTGCTCGAAGAAAAGCAGGTGCTGGCCTACCAGTTTGCCGGTCAGCGCTTTGACTGCGGCGACAAGCTCGGCTACCTCAAGGCCACCCTCGAATACGCCCTGCGCCACCCGCAGGTCGGCCAAGCCTTCGCCCAATACCTCAGCCACTACTGCCAGGAACTGGGCATCGGGAACGAGGAACTGGTGGCCAAGCAGGCGGACATGGTGCTGCCCAAGATGGTGGGTTAGTGCTTTGTCTGTCGGCTGGGGAAGGCTGCATTCGCGAGCCAGTTCCGTCGGGAATGGCCGAAAGCATGTCGCAGCGCCGATTCATGAAAACTCTGTATGCTACCAAGCACTTGTGCGGGGAGAATAAATGAAGAAAGCATTGATCACCGGGGTGACGGGGCAGGATGGAGCGTATTTGGCGGAGTTTTTGCTCAAGCAGGGTTATGAGGTGCACGGCATCAAGCGGCGCACGTCGCTGTTCAACACCGATCGCATCAACCACCTCTACCAGGATCCGCACGAGCCGCAGCGCCGCTTCATCCTGCACCACGGCGACCTGACCGACTCCTCGAGCCTGCTGCGCATCATCCAGCAGGTGCAGCCGGACGAGCTCTACAACCTGGCGGCGCAGTCGCACGTGGCGGTCAGCTTCGAGGAGCCCGAATACACCGCCAACTCCGACGCCCTGGGCACCCTGCGCCTCCTGGAAGCCCTGCGCATCCTCGGCCTGGAAAAGACCACCCGCTTCTACCAGGCCTCCACCAGCGAGCTCTACGGCCTGGTGCAGGAGATCCCGCAACGGGAGACCACGCCCTTTTACCCGCGCAGCCCCTATGCCGTCGCCAAGCTCTACGCCTACTGGATCACCGTCAACTACCGCGAAGCCTACGGCATGTACGCCTGCAACGGCATCCTCTTCAACCACGAATCGCCGCTGCGGGGCGAGACCTTCGTCACCCGCAAGATCACCCGGGCGCTGGCGCGCATCAAGCTGGGCCTGCAGAACTGCCTGTATCTGGGCAATCTCTCGGCCAAGCGCGACTGGGGCCATGCGCGCGACTACGTGGAAATGCAATGGCTGATGCTGCAGCAGGCGCAGCCCGAGGACTTCGTCATCGCCACCGGCGAGCAGCACAGCGTGCGCGCGTTCGTCGAGGCGGCGGCGGCCGAGCTCGGCATCCGCCTGCGCTGGGAAGGGCAGGGGGTGGAGGAGCAGGGCATCATTGCCGGGCTCAGCGAGCCGAGTGCGCACCTGGCCGTCGGCGACGTCATCGTCGCGGTGGACCCCCGCTACTTCCGGCCGGCCGAAGTCGAGACCCTGCTCGGCGACCCCAGCAAGGCCAAGGAAAAGCTCGGCTGGACCCCGCGCGTGCGCTTCGCCGAGCTGGTGCGCGAAATGGTGCAGGCCGACTACCAGGCCGCCCAGCGCGACGAACTGGTGCGCAACCACGGTTATTCCGTGTTTGCGCCGCAGGAGTGAGCGCGCCATGACCCAGTCTGCGTCCCTCTCTCAGCCAGCCGTGACGCCGGCGCCCTACCTGGCCCCCGACGCCCGCATCTACGTGGCCGGGCATCGGGGCTTGGTGGGTTCGGCGTTGCTGCGCGCCCTGCAACGCCAAGGCTATACCAACCTCATTACCCGCAGCCATGCCGAGCTCGATCTCACCGACGCCGCCGCGGTGGAGCGCTTCTTCGCCGAGGCGCGGCCCGAGTGCGTGCTGCTGGCCGCCGCCAAGGTCGGCGGCATCCACGCCAACCACAGCTATCCGGTGGACTTCCTGCAGCAGAATCTCGCCATCGAGCTCAACGTCATCCCGGCGGCCTACCGCCACGGCGTGCAGCGCCTGCTGTTCCTGGGCTCGAGCTGCATCTACCCCAAGCTCGCGCCGCAGCCCCTCAAGGAGGACTCCCTCCTGAGCGGGCCGCTGGAGCCGACCAACCGGCCCTACGCCCTGGCCAAGATCGCCGGCATCGAACTGTGCTGGGCCTACAACCGCCAGTACGGCACCCAATACCTGGCGGTCATGCCCACCAACCTCTACGGGCCGGGCGACAACTACGACCTCAACACCTCCCACGTGCTGCCGGCCTTGATCCGCAAGTTCCACGAAGCCAAGCAGCAGGGCGCCCGGGAAGTGGTGGTCTGGGGCACCGGCACGCCGCGGCGCGAGTTCCTGTACAGCGACGACCTGGCCGAGGCCTGTCTCTTTCTGCTGAACCTGCCGCCGGCCCGCTATCAGGCGCTGCTGGCGACGGCGGAACAGCCGCCGCTGATCAACATCGGAGTCGGCGAGGACCTCAGCATCCGGGCGTTGGCCGAGCTGGTGGCCGACGTGGTAGGCTTTCGGGGTGCATTGGTCTTCGATCCGAGCAAGCCCGACGGCACGCCGCGCAAGCTGCTGGATGTCAGCCGCCTGCAGCAACTGGGCTGGCGTGCGCGCGTGGCCCTGCGCACCGGCATCGAACTGGCTTACCAAGATTACAAGGAGAACTACCTGTGAACATTACCGTGATCGGAACCGGCTATGTGGGTCTGGTGACCGGGGCGTGCTTTGCCGAGATGGGCAGCAACGTCACCTGCGTGGACGTGGATGCCGCCAAGATCGAAGGGCTCAAGCAGGGCATCCTGCCCATCTACGAGCCGGGGCTCGAGCCCATCGTCGTCAACAACTACAAGGAAGGCCGCCTGCGCTTCACCACCAGCCTGCCGGAAGCCATGGCTGATTCCAACCTCTACTTCATCGCCGTGGGCACGCCGCCCGGCGAGGACGGCTCGGCCGACCTGCAGTACGTGCTCGCCGTGGCGCGCGAGATCGGCCAGCACCTCAAGGCCTACAGCATCATCGTCGACAAATCCACCGTGCCGGTCGGCACGGCCGAGAAGGTGCAGGCCGCCATTCAGCGCGAGCTGGACGCCCGCGGCGTGCACATCCCCTTCGACGTGGTCAGCAATCCCGAATTCCTCAAGGAAGGCGCGGCGGTGGAAGACTTCATGCGCCCCGACCGCATCATCGTCGGCGCCGAAGCCGAGCGGGCGCGCGAGGTGATGCGCAACCTCTATGCGCCGTTCAACCGCAACCGCGAGCGCACCCTCTTCATGGGCGTGCGCGAGGCGGAGATGACCAAGTACGCCGCCAATGCCATGCTCGCCACCAAGATCTCCTTCATGAACGAGATCGCCAATCTCTGCGATCTCATGGGCGTGGACGTGGAGAGCGTGCGCGAGGGCATCGGCTCGGATGCGCGCATCGGCTACAGCTTCATCTATCCGGGTTGCGGCTATGGCGGTTCCTGCTTCCCCAAGGACGTCAAGGCGCTCATTCGCACCGCCGCCGAGCACGGCTTCGACACCCAGGTGCTCAACGCCGTGGAAGCACGCAACAACCAGCAAAAGACCGTGCTCTTCGACAAGATCACCCGCCATTTCGGCGCCGATCTGAGCGGCCTGCACTTCGGCGTCTGGGGGCTGGCCTTCAAGCCCGGCACCGACGACATGCGCGAGGCCTCCTCGGTGGTATTGCTGGAGGCCCTCATTGCCGCCGGCGCCACGGTCAAGGCCTATGACCCGGTGGCGCGCGAGGCGGCGCGGGCGACGCTGCCGGCCGACTGGTTCGCGAGCGGCCGGCTGGTGCTGACCGAGCACCAGTACGATGCCCTCAAGGACGTGGACGCCATGGTGCTGGTGACCGAGTGGAAGCCGTTCCGCCACCCGGACTTCGAGGCCATGAAGCGGCTGATGAAGCAGCCTGTCATCTTCGATGGCCGCAACCAGTACGACCCCAAGCAGCTGCAGGCCCTCGGCTTCCGCTACGCCGGCATCGGCCGCGGCGAACACCAGCCCGCCACGCGCGCCGAACTGAAGATCGTGGCCGGCTAGGGGATGCCCGCAAGCAGGCAATGCCAAGCGGCGGAAGGGCGACTTTCCGCCGCTTCGCGTTTGTCGGCGTGCGCCGGTTCTCGTGGATGGAGTTGACAGGGGGCCGCCCGGCCTTGCCTGCGATCCGCACCCCGCTTTCCCGTGTTGCCGCCTTTCCCCTGGGCTGGCCATGGCTGCCCACACGGTATTCTCATCGGCGCAGGTGCTCAATTAGCCCGATAGCCAGGGCGGGAAACTTTGCTAAAGTTGTTGCGGAGCTGAACCCCAGCACCCCATTGCTAAAAACGGCTTCTGCCATTGCCGGCCGATCAGCGGGCGGGGCACAGAGGCTACCCTGCGGCACTCAGCCAAATCCAGTGTGGATCCGGACCAACCAAAGAGGCCCTAGAGCTTGTTCAATAAAGATCGGACGCGCTATTGGTCGTTGCTGCTGAGCAAGTTTCTTGCGGGGCAGGGACTGACGCAGCTTACCAATCTGTTGACGGGGCTGCTGCTGCTGCGCCTGCTGCCCTTGGAGCAGTATGCGCTCTACACCATCGCCAACGTCATGCTCGGCATGGCTTCGGTGGTGGCGGATCTCGGCTTGTCCCACGGCGTCATGAGCATCGGCGCGCGCCTGCGGGAAGACCGCACCAGCCTGAGCCGGCTGATCGCCTCGGCGCAGCGCTACCGCTGGGTGCTCGGCAGCATTGCCATCGTGCTGCTCTTCGTGCTGACGCCGTTCATGACCGGCAAGCACGGTTGGTCGGTCACCCAGATCGGCACGGTCCTGCTCATCATTACGCTGAGCATCTGGGTCAGGCTGGTGATCGGCCTGCGGGGCACGGTCTTCGAGATCTACCACGACGCAGACAGCGTCACCCGGACGGATCTGCCGGCCGCGTTCCTCCGCCTGGCAGTGACGGGGATAAGTTGCGCCCTGTTCCCGCTGGCGGTGGTGGCGCTGGCGGCCAATCTGTTCTCGCTGATGGTGCAGAGCCTGCTGGTGGCTCGCCGGGCCAAGCGCTACATCGATTTTTCCGCCCCCCGCGATCCGGCGCATAGCCAGGCACTGAAGCGCTTTTTCTTCCCGCTGAT
This genomic stretch from Thermithiobacillus tepidarius DSM 3134 harbors:
- a CDS encoding phosphatase PAP2 family protein; its protein translation is MAAADPLAGRISSPDISAPDPAAPAAMPAPAPAGAASIDSAAAAPQTPPRWWHTTAGKAAIAIGATGLSMLADRELDQWAKRNHEKDLNRILGDTKDILPIYAIGFAAATSFQSPWANEKLAHASTVALAAGALTYVETIAIKQITGRWRPGDTDDPTKFEPFSGKYDVFLNGPSFPSGHTSLSWAVVTPYAKAYDAPWLYALPVISGVGRVLDDAHWFSDVVAGGFLGYYTADFLYHRFPKGDVGMLFTGNGLGVFGKF
- a CDS encoding SLBB domain-containing protein, with product MAAALLQSQMQAAPQAGGSAQLPMQLPSTTQTLQGQGGGLPAYSVSAPSLGGVGKPTIRGGTPAEKTRLKTGDEREKAPPAESPFQKFVAQGENLGISTQLPLFGQQFFQQAPSTFAPVENVPVPGDYQIGPGDEIMLRAWGQVDIDYRATVDRYGNYYVPTIGNIHVAGLKFSSLRDYLRTAIGRVYQNFDLDVSMGQLRSIQVFVLGQASQPGTYTISSLSTLVNALFAAGGPSPQGSLRAIQLKRQGKLVAEFDLYDLLLRGDKSKDLPLLPGDVIFIPPVGPLAAVAGNVNVPAIYELKGPTSLGQLLDLAGGLASTAYGQKVNIERIVNRERRQIEELPLDDAGRARQVHDGDLVRVFAVPTKFDNAVTLRGNVAWPGRYPWTQGMRIKDLIPNKESLINQAYWSQLYSQIYAKPQAPRRAEAKAADQAAEPGSAAAQPGGQPVKTETATLGETQAKPGAEKSAAAEITRTLPEPNWDYAVIERINPSDLSTQLIPFNLGRALLDGDPRDNVLLQPGDVITIFSKDDVQVPEARKTKFVRLEGEVRNPGIYQVMPGDTLRTIIQRAGGLTDQAFLFGASLTRDSVRRLQQERLKETLDNLEQEINQSAARAAAQALSPDAAAAARAQYEAQRALLARLRQAQPQGRIVLGLAPDARDVGALPELPLEDGDRLVVPVKPVLVNVMGTVYNQNAFIYKPKADIGDYLAQAGGPTRDGDKGSLYVIRADGSVVSNRQRGWFSGLEGEPALPGDTVVVPLQTQRVAWLRELRDITQIVMQIATTALIAVRL
- a CDS encoding GumC family protein, translated to MTTPTRDMDQRDGRAADRDEEEISLLDLLIVLAKRKRLIATVTLVLVLAAVAASLLMTPIYTATTKILPPQQQQSGAAAMLAQTLGGMAGLAGGALGLKTPNDLYIGMLKSRTVAKTLIDKYDLQKRYKTKTLDDTYKALEANTEIKAGKDNIISIAVDDKDPRFAAKLANAYVTALEGLTDKLAVGEASQQRVFFERQLKTAHTQLSEAEDQLRAIQEKTGVIQPTMQASMVMQAVAQAKAEIAAKEVQLAGMRAFATAQNPDYARALQELDALRAKLRQLEQSNPEAKGDVMTPTGEVPRLGLAYGRQLREVKYREALFELMAKQYEMARLDEAKEAPLIQVLDPATPPAHKSKPKRMLMVALAGVVGLFIGIFWAFIREAAERQRQDPEQAERLALLRRYTWGR
- the galU gene encoding UTP--glucose-1-phosphate uridylyltransferase GalU, encoding MTKIRKAVFPVGGLGTRFLPATKASPKEMLPIVDKPLIQYAAEEAIAAGCDQLIFVTGRGKRAIADHFDVSYELEAELESRGKQALLEQVRKILPKHVSAVFIRQAQPLGLGHAVYCARPVIGDEPFAVLLADDLILAEQPVLAQMVERFERYNVGLLAVQEVPRAETKHYGVVDGKPWDERLHHVAGLVEKPSPETAPSNLAVIGRYILPARIFHHLEHTPTGAGGEIQLTDAIARLLEEKQVLAYQFAGQRFDCGDKLGYLKATLEYALRHPQVGQAFAQYLSHYCQELGIGNEELVAKQADMVLPKMVG
- the gmd gene encoding GDP-mannose 4,6-dehydratase; translation: MKKALITGVTGQDGAYLAEFLLKQGYEVHGIKRRTSLFNTDRINHLYQDPHEPQRRFILHHGDLTDSSSLLRIIQQVQPDELYNLAAQSHVAVSFEEPEYTANSDALGTLRLLEALRILGLEKTTRFYQASTSELYGLVQEIPQRETTPFYPRSPYAVAKLYAYWITVNYREAYGMYACNGILFNHESPLRGETFVTRKITRALARIKLGLQNCLYLGNLSAKRDWGHARDYVEMQWLMLQQAQPEDFVIATGEQHSVRAFVEAAAAELGIRLRWEGQGVEEQGIIAGLSEPSAHLAVGDVIVAVDPRYFRPAEVETLLGDPSKAKEKLGWTPRVRFAELVREMVQADYQAAQRDELVRNHGYSVFAPQE
- a CDS encoding GDP-L-fucose synthase family protein; this encodes MTQSASLSQPAVTPAPYLAPDARIYVAGHRGLVGSALLRALQRQGYTNLITRSHAELDLTDAAAVERFFAEARPECVLLAAAKVGGIHANHSYPVDFLQQNLAIELNVIPAAYRHGVQRLLFLGSSCIYPKLAPQPLKEDSLLSGPLEPTNRPYALAKIAGIELCWAYNRQYGTQYLAVMPTNLYGPGDNYDLNTSHVLPALIRKFHEAKQQGAREVVVWGTGTPRREFLYSDDLAEACLFLLNLPPARYQALLATAEQPPLINIGVGEDLSIRALAELVADVVGFRGALVFDPSKPDGTPRKLLDVSRLQQLGWRARVALRTGIELAYQDYKENYL
- a CDS encoding UDP-glucose dehydrogenase family protein, which produces MNITVIGTGYVGLVTGACFAEMGSNVTCVDVDAAKIEGLKQGILPIYEPGLEPIVVNNYKEGRLRFTTSLPEAMADSNLYFIAVGTPPGEDGSADLQYVLAVAREIGQHLKAYSIIVDKSTVPVGTAEKVQAAIQRELDARGVHIPFDVVSNPEFLKEGAAVEDFMRPDRIIVGAEAERAREVMRNLYAPFNRNRERTLFMGVREAEMTKYAANAMLATKISFMNEIANLCDLMGVDVESVREGIGSDARIGYSFIYPGCGYGGSCFPKDVKALIRTAAEHGFDTQVLNAVEARNNQQKTVLFDKITRHFGADLSGLHFGVWGLAFKPGTDDMREASSVVLLEALIAAGATVKAYDPVAREAARATLPADWFASGRLVLTEHQYDALKDVDAMVLVTEWKPFRHPDFEAMKRLMKQPVIFDGRNQYDPKQLQALGFRYAGIGRGEHQPATRAELKIVAG
- a CDS encoding MATE family efflux transporter — encoded protein: MFNKDRTRYWSLLLSKFLAGQGLTQLTNLLTGLLLLRLLPLEQYALYTIANVMLGMASVVADLGLSHGVMSIGARLREDRTSLSRLIASAQRYRWVLGSIAIVLLFVLTPFMTGKHGWSVTQIGTVLLIITLSIWVRLVIGLRGTVFEIYHDADSVTRTDLPAAFLRLAVTGISCALFPLAVVALAANLFSLMVQSLLVARRAKRYIDFSAPRDPAHSQALKRFFFPLIPSTLYYAFQGQISIFLISLFGSSTAIAQVGALGRLGQILGVLGALNGFFVLPYFARIASRELFVKRAALLLGALFLFAGILILSAYVVPDWWLLILGQHYNDLHRELPVAIAASMIAFIAGITYTLLIAKGATAGQHFLIYVNLSIQVAFIGLIGVQSTYEAFLLNLAMALGTLSVNMILLIRMSVRQQSWAPAGSA